Proteins found in one bacterium genomic segment:
- a CDS encoding alpha/beta hydrolase gives MNLYHPRSEWISLGIRFEDAMIHTQDGESINVWLMPNDTARFVFLLCHGNAGNNSYRQFQMKSLHELGFAVAIFDYRGYGKSTGRPTEDGLYNDAETVYRWLTEEKKYTPDQIILIGTSLGGSVAVDLAMRQPVRALVVESSFTSKFGMAKVVFPFIPIAWLSYEQFNSLEKIGSLKCPVLIAHGDRDRIIPYGQGRLLFESAREPKFFYTITGADHNDYLQIGGKPYLDTIRRFATNLTL, from the coding sequence ATGAATTTGTACCATCCGCGAAGTGAGTGGATTTCTCTCGGTATTCGGTTCGAAGACGCGATGATTCATACTCAAGACGGCGAATCCATTAATGTCTGGTTGATGCCTAACGATACGGCGCGTTTTGTTTTCCTGCTGTGCCATGGCAATGCGGGCAATAATTCATATAGACAGTTTCAAATGAAATCGTTGCACGAATTGGGTTTTGCGGTAGCGATCTTCGATTATCGCGGGTATGGCAAAAGTACCGGCCGGCCAACGGAAGACGGATTGTATAACGATGCTGAAACGGTTTACCGCTGGCTGACGGAGGAGAAAAAATATACTCCCGATCAGATTATTCTGATTGGAACATCCCTTGGCGGTTCGGTGGCGGTCGACTTGGCCATGCGTCAGCCTGTACGCGCGTTAGTCGTCGAAAGTTCATTCACATCGAAATTTGGCATGGCCAAAGTCGTGTTTCCTTTTATCCCGATAGCCTGGTTGAGTTATGAACAATTTAATTCTCTTGAAAAAATTGGATCATTAAAGTGTCCTGTGCTGATAGCCCACGGTGATCGCGACCGGATTATTCCCTATGGGCAAGGCCGGTTATTGTTCGAATCGGCACGCGAACCTAAATTTTTTTATACGATTACCGGCGCCGATCACAATGATTATTTACAAATCGGCGGTAAACCTTATTTAGATACGATTCGAAGATTTGCAACTAACCTTACATTATAG